One segment of Macrotis lagotis isolate mMagLag1 chromosome 1, bilby.v1.9.chrom.fasta, whole genome shotgun sequence DNA contains the following:
- the BLCAP gene encoding apoptosis inducing factor BLCAP, producing MYCLQWLLPVLLIPKPLNPALWFSHSMFMGFYLLSFLLERKPCTICALVFLAALFLICYSCWGNCFLYHCTGSHLPESAHDPRIVGT from the coding sequence ATGTACTGCCTTCAGTGGTTACTGCCTGTCCTGCTCATCCCAAAGCCCCTCAACCCAGCTCTCTGGTTCAGTCACTCGATGTTCATGGGCTTCTATCTTCTGAGCTTCCTCTTGGAGCGGAAGCCTTGCACGATCTGTGCCTTGGTCTTCCTAGCAGCCTTGTTTCTTATCTGTTACAGCTGTTGGGGGAACTGTTTCTTATATCACTGCACTGGCTCCCACCTCCCTGAATCAGCCCACGATCCCAGGATAGTGGGGACTTAG